A region from the Lentimonas sp. CC4 genome encodes:
- the cysS gene encoding cysteine--tRNA ligase, translating into MSVQLYDTLSRSVKPLAPASGQPLRFYCCGPTVYGPAHIGNFRTFLIQDVLRRVAEADGIEVKHVRNITDVDDKTIRRSIEEGLSLGEFTAKWTDKFHADCDALNMRPPSIEPSAVAHIPQQIALVETLIEKGHAYATDDGSVYFRVNSFEDYGRLSRLKQRELKTQTENSAGEVNDADEYDRESVTDFALWKGRKPEDKANYWKSPWGEGRPGWHLECSAMVDSAFDGETIDLHGGGIDLCFPHHENEIAQSECAHGHDFCNHWFHSAHLMVEGAKMSKSLGNLYTLDDLKDKGFSPMVVRYTLIAGSYRQQLNFTFDGLHASQSGLTKIERFAESLLAITGEDKAAMNSYITADAPEDFGRLAKAWDALRTNLNTAACLGAIFGVIGSNPAASLDAKGARALLKALGTLLYAMGLELFTVEETKVDAPEEVVELAQARWDAKQAKDWGKADELRDSLLAQGWVVKDKKDGFDLEQA; encoded by the coding sequence ATGTCCGTTCAACTCTACGACACACTCAGCCGATCCGTCAAACCACTCGCCCCAGCAAGCGGCCAACCACTGCGTTTTTACTGCTGCGGCCCGACTGTTTATGGCCCAGCGCACATCGGCAACTTCCGCACCTTCCTGATCCAGGACGTGCTCCGCCGCGTCGCGGAAGCCGACGGCATTGAGGTCAAACACGTGCGTAACATCACGGATGTGGACGACAAGACGATCCGCCGCTCCATCGAAGAAGGTCTCTCTTTGGGCGAATTCACGGCGAAGTGGACCGATAAATTTCACGCAGATTGTGACGCGCTCAATATGCGCCCACCCTCCATCGAGCCCAGCGCCGTCGCTCACATTCCACAGCAGATCGCACTCGTCGAGACTTTGATTGAGAAGGGGCACGCCTACGCGACCGACGACGGCTCCGTCTATTTCCGCGTCAATTCCTTCGAGGATTACGGACGTCTCTCGCGCCTCAAGCAGCGCGAGCTCAAGACACAAACCGAGAATTCTGCGGGTGAAGTCAACGACGCCGACGAGTATGACCGCGAATCGGTAACCGACTTTGCACTCTGGAAAGGCCGCAAGCCCGAAGATAAAGCCAACTATTGGAAGAGCCCTTGGGGCGAAGGTCGCCCCGGTTGGCACCTAGAGTGCTCGGCCATGGTCGACAGCGCCTTCGACGGCGAAACCATCGATCTACACGGCGGCGGCATCGACCTCTGCTTCCCGCACCACGAAAACGAGATCGCACAGTCCGAGTGCGCCCACGGCCACGACTTTTGCAACCACTGGTTCCACAGCGCCCACCTCATGGTGGAAGGCGCGAAGATGTCTAAAAGCCTCGGCAACCTCTACACACTCGACGATCTTAAGGACAAAGGCTTCAGCCCAATGGTCGTGCGCTATACGCTGATCGCCGGCAGCTACCGCCAGCAGCTCAACTTCACATTCGACGGCCTGCACGCCTCGCAAAGCGGACTGACAAAGATCGAACGCTTCGCCGAGTCGCTCCTAGCCATCACAGGCGAAGACAAAGCCGCGATGAACAGCTACATCACCGCCGATGCACCCGAGGACTTTGGCCGCCTCGCCAAAGCATGGGATGCTCTACGCACCAATCTCAACACCGCAGCCTGCCTCGGCGCCATCTTCGGCGTGATCGGCTCTAACCCTGCCGCATCACTCGATGCCAAAGGTGCCCGCGCACTGCTCAAAGCACTCGGCACACTGCTCTATGCCATGGGACTCGAACTCTTCACCGTTGAAGAGACCAAAGTCGATGCACCAGAAGAAGTCGTCGAACTCGCCCAAGCCCGTTGGGATGCAAAACAAGCCAAAGACTGGGGCAAGGCCGATGAACTACGCGATTCACTACTTGCCCAAGGTTGGGTCGTGAAGGACAAAAAGGATGGCTTCGATCTCGAACAGGCCTAA
- a CDS encoding EF-hand domain-containing protein — protein MKKTVLTLTALLTLSLSAFAAAPKDKSNPWFKKHDTNGDGIITKAEFIKARSAFYVQKKDLSKEEADKRAEKAFAKTDQNKDGKITPAEFFAGK, from the coding sequence ATGAAGAAAACAGTCCTCACACTCACCGCCCTACTAACACTCTCCCTCAGCGCCTTTGCCGCTGCCCCGAAAGATAAAAGCAACCCTTGGTTTAAAAAACACGACACCAACGGCGATGGCATCATTACAAAAGCTGAGTTCATCAAAGCCCGATCAGCATTTTACGTCCAAAAGAAAGACTTATCCAAAGAGGAGGCAGATAAACGGGCTGAAAAAGCATTTGCCAAAACCGATCAAAATAAAGACGGCAAGATCACGCCCGCAGAGTTCTTTGCGGGCAAGTAA
- a CDS encoding SMP-30/gluconolactonase/LRE family protein: MSALTIQTIGTHISKWGEGPIFTEGHLVYVDLEGHKIIRLNPETGEEQIWNLGERVGTVVPRSGGGYIYAGDNGIASFAPSNGATQNLADPEPEKRATNRFNDGKCDPAGRLWAGTISLVKNTGDAALYMLDTDGALHLKIDEVTNSNGICWNADATKMYYTDTPTKQIRAYDYDNASGAISNASIAIDTAAHGYDSSPDGMTIDADGNLWVAFCHGGCVTCFDPNTGKQLRKVDLPCVETTACAFGGPNLDRLFVTTGIHSKLIEQDAGKVFVIDGLGVKGMPAFAYKG; encoded by the coding sequence ATGTCAGCACTCACGATTCAAACCATCGGCACACACATTTCAAAATGGGGCGAAGGCCCAATCTTCACAGAAGGACACTTGGTCTATGTTGATCTCGAAGGCCACAAGATCATCCGCCTAAACCCAGAAACAGGCGAAGAACAAATCTGGAACCTCGGAGAACGCGTCGGCACCGTCGTGCCACGTAGCGGCGGAGGCTATATTTATGCGGGCGATAACGGCATTGCATCCTTTGCCCCTAGCAATGGTGCGACACAAAATCTAGCCGACCCAGAACCGGAGAAACGCGCAACCAATCGCTTTAACGACGGCAAGTGCGACCCCGCGGGGCGGCTCTGGGCAGGCACGATCAGCCTCGTTAAAAACACAGGCGATGCTGCACTCTACATGCTCGATACAGACGGCGCGCTACACCTCAAAATCGATGAAGTAACGAATTCCAATGGCATTTGCTGGAATGCGGACGCCACTAAAATGTATTACACCGACACCCCGACCAAACAGATCCGCGCATACGATTACGACAACGCCAGCGGAGCCATCAGCAACGCGAGCATTGCCATCGACACCGCAGCTCACGGCTACGACAGCTCCCCCGACGGCATGACGATCGACGCCGACGGCAACCTCTGGGTGGCCTTCTGCCACGGCGGATGTGTCACCTGCTTCGATCCGAACACAGGCAAGCAGCTTCGGAAGGTCGACCTCCCCTGCGTCGAAACAACCGCCTGCGCCTTTGGAGGTCCTAACCTAGATCGCCTCTTCGTCACCACCGGCATCCACAGCAAGCTAATCGAGCAAGACGCCGGCAAAGTCTTCGTCATCGACGGCCTCGGCGTCAAAGGGATGCCAGCGTTCGCCTACAAGGGCTGA
- a CDS encoding glycosyltransferase has product MKILHICGGSLGSGATLGALSLHQALIKQGVESSLIFSKGDNESNAQHVSPFFNSKLARKLFDSGTKWIEPQLLKSETKRKVKDISLGLVGHPFFLKNREIEAADIIHLHWINSRFLRIKAIQHFNKPIVWTLRDAWPYTGGCHYTNDCENYKSGCGQCPLLHSNDPNDRTKQVIENKRKHLPDGIRYVALSNWTAEQARASSLLQNQSIDTIYNSIDQNYLTPSNQSKESACAQFNLPTDKVILLAGAARLDSQFKGYKDILPKFPNAQDSNIHIVTFGRISKALQAATTAPATHLGSITSSEALKTLYGAADIFIAPSTQEAFGKTLAEAGACGLPVICYDTGGPKDIVLQGKTGYRIKTNCTDEFINATLKLAADPKTRSEMSAAAIEHTHKSFCPRLAAEKHIELYRTLLERPNDE; this is encoded by the coding sequence ATGAAGATTTTACATATATGTGGCGGTAGTTTAGGATCAGGGGCCACTCTCGGCGCACTCTCCCTGCACCAGGCTCTCATAAAGCAAGGAGTTGAATCTTCTTTAATTTTTTCGAAGGGCGACAATGAGTCAAACGCACAGCACGTCTCACCCTTCTTCAATTCGAAACTAGCAAGGAAGTTATTCGACAGCGGCACTAAGTGGATAGAGCCTCAGCTCTTAAAATCCGAAACCAAACGGAAAGTAAAAGACATATCACTCGGTCTCGTCGGGCACCCATTCTTCCTTAAAAACCGTGAGATTGAGGCCGCAGACATCATCCACTTGCATTGGATCAATTCAAGGTTCCTACGCATCAAAGCGATCCAGCACTTCAATAAGCCTATAGTGTGGACACTGAGAGACGCATGGCCCTACACAGGTGGCTGCCACTACACCAACGACTGCGAAAATTATAAATCAGGTTGCGGCCAATGCCCGCTACTGCACTCGAATGATCCAAACGACCGCACAAAACAAGTAATCGAAAACAAGCGAAAGCACCTACCCGATGGAATTCGATACGTCGCACTGAGTAACTGGACTGCCGAACAGGCACGAGCGTCCAGTTTGCTTCAAAACCAATCCATCGACACTATTTATAACAGTATTGACCAGAACTACCTCACTCCAAGCAACCAATCGAAAGAATCCGCCTGCGCACAATTCAATTTACCGACCGATAAAGTGATCCTACTCGCAGGCGCCGCACGCCTCGACTCACAATTCAAAGGCTACAAAGACATACTGCCAAAGTTTCCCAACGCTCAAGACTCCAACATACACATCGTCACCTTCGGACGGATCTCAAAAGCACTACAAGCAGCAACTACCGCTCCAGCCACACACTTAGGATCAATCACATCGAGCGAAGCGTTGAAAACACTCTACGGGGCAGCCGACATTTTCATAGCACCTTCCACCCAAGAAGCATTTGGTAAAACACTCGCAGAAGCGGGCGCATGCGGGCTCCCGGTCATTTGCTACGACACCGGAGGCCCTAAAGACATCGTCCTGCAGGGAAAGACAGGCTACCGAATCAAAACGAACTGCACCGACGAATTCATCAATGCGACACTCAAATTAGCGGCGGACCCCAAAACGCGAAGCGAAATGAGCGCGGCGGCAATTGAACATACTCACAAATCCTTTTGCCCTCGTCTTGCAGCAGAAAAGCACATTGAGCTCTATCGCACACTTTTAGAACGACCCAATGATGAATAA
- a CDS encoding glycosyltransferase — MMNKYITEHAKISIAICTRERPVMLTNLLNSMRHLALLEGVEVIIDIIENHTEENLKELISRLAPSLPFKVNYHWEPKLGIPIARNHALRVAEGSSATHIIFLDDDERVDSQWLKELWAAYLKLDQSSIIQGAVISAPETETNKHLHPFFQRKIRQTGDKMETCSTNNVIIPIESLTQHNLTFDESRPFAGGEDYILTQKAHRLNIPMRFCAESFVYEDIPDERLNLKWLSKRNFSSGLTDGEQKRELGFKLTYALQRLWKLLLNVFKAATNKLRSKDHESIKKWLKACVNAGQLLGYFRFSLNSYKTTDGN, encoded by the coding sequence ATGATGAATAAATACATCACAGAGCACGCGAAAATATCGATCGCCATCTGCACGAGAGAGCGCCCCGTCATGCTCACGAATCTGCTGAACAGCATGAGACACCTCGCCTTACTAGAAGGAGTCGAAGTAATCATAGACATCATTGAAAATCACACGGAGGAAAACCTTAAAGAGTTAATAAGTCGATTGGCCCCCAGTCTCCCGTTCAAAGTCAACTACCACTGGGAACCTAAGCTGGGCATTCCGATTGCTCGAAACCACGCCCTCAGAGTCGCCGAAGGCTCCAGCGCAACTCACATCATTTTCCTCGATGATGATGAACGCGTCGACTCTCAGTGGCTCAAAGAACTCTGGGCAGCGTATCTAAAATTGGATCAAAGCAGCATCATCCAGGGCGCCGTCATCTCAGCACCTGAAACTGAAACGAACAAGCACCTGCACCCCTTCTTCCAGAGAAAAATCAGACAAACTGGCGACAAGATGGAAACATGCTCCACTAACAATGTAATCATTCCAATCGAGTCACTCACCCAGCATAACCTTACGTTTGATGAAAGTCGCCCATTTGCAGGCGGAGAAGACTACATTCTCACACAAAAGGCTCATAGGCTCAATATCCCGATGCGATTCTGCGCGGAATCCTTTGTCTACGAAGATATACCCGATGAACGCCTAAATCTGAAATGGTTAAGCAAAAGAAACTTCAGCTCTGGCCTAACGGATGGAGAACAAAAACGGGAACTTGGCTTCAAGCTCACTTACGCACTGCAAAGGCTCTGGAAGCTACTACTCAACGTATTCAAAGCAGCCACTAACAAACTGCGTTCTAAAGACCATGAATCGATCAAGAAATGGCTCAAAGCCTGCGTGAACGCTGGCCAATTACTAGGTTATTTCCGATTTTCGCTGAATTCCTATAAGACAACCGATGGAAATTAA
- a CDS encoding glycosyltransferase — protein sequence MKISVLINNYNYASFITECLDSVQAQSYPIHEVIVVDDGSKDDSIERIKAHPLSPTCIEKENGGQYSAMQVATQIASGDIFCYLDSDDTWSPDYLKNVATAFESEHRPDFVYTSLEMFGNNHGPHHLNSKIDQPQFIPKSQQLLLIRRTYLGAPTSANSIKARYARQLFKDASPKRLNDYRICADQILVLGSSLIGCSKLQLPGKLVNYRVHGDNSFHNKEPEKSEQDKDLKRFLELREHLADQQNIELHPKELFNEFDQLLKAGNRQPDLVRIYSKSYPRHNISPFRKWCWKRRFKLRYCLLRWSNQVKRKPSVT from the coding sequence ATGAAAATCAGCGTTCTAATCAACAATTATAACTATGCCTCATTCATCACAGAGTGCTTAGACTCGGTCCAAGCGCAGAGCTACCCCATACACGAAGTCATCGTCGTCGATGATGGATCGAAAGATGATTCAATCGAACGAATCAAGGCGCACCCGCTAAGTCCCACCTGTATCGAGAAAGAAAACGGGGGACAGTATTCAGCCATGCAAGTGGCCACACAAATCGCGAGTGGCGACATCTTTTGCTACCTTGACTCGGACGACACTTGGTCGCCCGACTATCTAAAAAATGTAGCCACTGCCTTCGAAAGCGAGCATCGACCAGACTTCGTCTACACGAGCCTAGAAATGTTCGGCAACAATCACGGCCCACACCACCTCAATAGCAAAATTGATCAACCTCAATTCATACCCAAAAGCCAACAACTCTTACTAATAAGAAGAACCTATCTAGGCGCTCCAACCTCAGCCAACTCGATCAAAGCAAGATACGCCCGACAACTCTTCAAAGACGCAAGCCCCAAACGCCTAAACGACTACCGAATCTGCGCAGATCAAATACTCGTGCTAGGATCCTCACTCATCGGATGCAGCAAGCTACAACTCCCAGGCAAACTAGTCAATTACCGCGTCCACGGTGACAATAGTTTCCACAATAAAGAGCCCGAAAAATCCGAACAAGATAAAGACCTAAAACGCTTCCTCGAACTAAGAGAACACTTAGCCGACCAACAGAACATAGAACTACACCCTAAAGAGCTCTTTAACGAATTTGATCAGCTCTTAAAAGCAGGCAACCGTCAGCCAGACCTCGTTCGCATCTATTCAAAATCATACCCTCGGCACAACATCAGCCCGTTTAGAAAGTGGTGCTGGAAACGTCGCTTCAAGTTAAGATACTGTCTATTACGCTGGTCCAATCAAGTGAAGAGAAAACCATCAGTCACATGA
- a CDS encoding 6-hydroxymethylpterin diphosphokinase MptE-like protein, which produces MDISRLTQSKMIGPLLRSLNRKRRRFEKKRRRRSWERLKGCCSGQRGWVIGNGPSLKVEDLDRLQGEVCIASNKIYLAFEQTKWRPTFFTIVDEILWPKIADVCAKHFSRIIIPEYLTTKNKELESKLLYLHELPAASCDPAVECMFSPDLVAGSNGGYTVTYTNLQLAHHLGLNPIYIIGCDHYYAGEKDVTTEEVVEAKAANHFHPDYRKQGELVSPASIDRMDLAFEHARTFADQNGIRILNATRGGHLEAFERVQFDDVLNEPTPK; this is translated from the coding sequence ATGGATATTTCACGTTTAACACAGTCAAAAATGATCGGCCCCTTGCTGCGTAGTTTAAATCGGAAGCGTCGGCGTTTCGAAAAGAAGCGCCGGCGTCGATCTTGGGAGCGACTGAAGGGGTGCTGCAGTGGTCAACGTGGTTGGGTGATTGGCAATGGCCCTAGTCTCAAAGTTGAGGACCTCGATCGATTGCAAGGGGAAGTTTGTATCGCATCGAACAAAATCTATTTGGCATTCGAGCAGACTAAATGGCGCCCCACTTTTTTCACGATAGTGGATGAGATCTTGTGGCCCAAAATTGCTGATGTGTGTGCGAAGCACTTTTCTCGTATTATAATTCCTGAATATCTGACTACGAAAAACAAAGAGTTAGAAAGTAAGCTGCTTTATTTGCATGAATTGCCGGCGGCGTCCTGTGATCCTGCGGTCGAATGTATGTTTTCGCCTGATCTTGTCGCAGGATCGAACGGAGGCTATACGGTAACGTATACGAACCTTCAATTGGCTCATCATCTTGGCCTTAATCCTATTTATATTATCGGGTGCGATCATTACTATGCTGGAGAAAAGGATGTGACCACGGAAGAGGTGGTAGAGGCTAAGGCTGCGAATCATTTTCATCCTGATTATCGCAAGCAAGGAGAGTTAGTGAGTCCTGCTTCGATTGATCGTATGGACCTTGCATTTGAACATGCTCGAACGTTTGCAGATCAGAATGGTATTCGTATTTTGAATGCAACACGCGGAGGCCACCTTGAGGCGTTTGAGCGTGTGCAATTTGATGACGTTCTTAATGAACCGACTCCGAAGTGA
- a CDS encoding Gfo/Idh/MocA family oxidoreductase encodes MTQPTSEPLNASPSDAATQLRCGIIGFGKMGKTRAHAIEQSGNGKVVAVFDTTDVSDCGYDVAEDEDAIINHPSIDAVFICTPNFRIAPLCKQALAAGKHVFSEKPPAFNAREVEEVREVESASGKTLMYGFNHRHHGSIKKMKEIVDSGEMGKILWMRGRYGKEVDGEYFKGWRADPKLAGGGIMLDQGIHMLDLFLHFAGEFDEIHSLVSNLFWETEGLEDNVFSIMKNSQTGVCASLHSTMTQWRYLFSLEVFLEKGALVLNGLKTSSGVYGDEDLAIKHNDLNRAQGQFESEEHIIFHTDTSWSAEVTQFFAAILNGTPVQLGNSEDALRLMQAMDRIYENK; translated from the coding sequence ATGACGCAACCAACTTCTGAACCTCTCAACGCATCACCCTCTGACGCCGCAACGCAGTTGCGCTGTGGTATTATTGGGTTTGGAAAAATGGGCAAAACTCGTGCGCATGCGATCGAGCAAAGCGGTAATGGGAAAGTCGTCGCAGTCTTTGATACAACGGATGTTTCTGATTGTGGCTATGATGTCGCCGAGGACGAAGATGCGATTATCAATCATCCGAGTATTGATGCGGTGTTTATCTGCACGCCTAATTTTCGAATCGCACCCTTATGTAAGCAGGCCTTGGCAGCTGGAAAGCATGTGTTTTCCGAGAAGCCACCAGCATTTAATGCGAGAGAGGTCGAAGAAGTTCGCGAGGTGGAATCGGCCAGTGGGAAAACGCTGATGTATGGTTTCAACCATCGCCACCATGGCAGCATCAAGAAAATGAAAGAGATCGTGGACAGCGGTGAGATGGGGAAGATCCTGTGGATGCGCGGTCGTTACGGCAAAGAAGTCGATGGCGAATATTTCAAGGGGTGGCGTGCGGATCCAAAGCTTGCGGGTGGAGGTATTATGCTGGACCAAGGCATTCATATGTTGGACTTGTTTCTACATTTTGCAGGTGAATTTGATGAAATTCACTCACTGGTCTCTAATCTCTTTTGGGAGACTGAAGGCCTGGAAGATAATGTCTTCTCAATTATGAAGAATAGCCAGACCGGGGTCTGCGCATCCTTGCATTCGACCATGACTCAATGGCGTTACCTCTTCTCTTTGGAGGTTTTTCTCGAGAAAGGAGCGCTCGTCCTGAACGGTTTAAAAACATCTTCAGGCGTGTATGGCGACGAGGACTTAGCGATTAAGCACAATGATTTGAATCGAGCACAGGGACAGTTTGAAAGCGAAGAGCATATTATTTTCCACACGGATACATCGTGGAGCGCCGAGGTGACTCAGTTCTTTGCTGCGATTCTGAATGGAACTCCAGTTCAGCTAGGGAATTCAGAAGATGCACTCCGTCTGATGCAGGCCATGGATCGTATCTACGAAAATAAGTAG
- a CDS encoding NAD(P)-dependent oxidoreductase: MKFWKNTATIDALVPDLLNTVDVADAEMAVIGSKPIDLTAMPNLKGIFKCGVGTDNVPFEEAEKRGIEICMPSEQTKRYIFEETANFAVYLVFRMLFNEIGEVDGWVKQSRGFLGNKKVLILGQGNIGSHVTRKLAPSVEVMTFDVLQNSMDELKGLIQQADVISLHVPLMDATTGFMDTEKLSWMKDGAALVNTARGPVVDEDALFTEIESGRLRAAFDVFWQEPYQGKLKQFHPERFLMSPHVSSNCENFLAGLASDFVAFEARLNG; this comes from the coding sequence ATGAAATTCTGGAAAAATACTGCAACGATCGATGCGCTTGTCCCTGATCTTCTGAATACTGTGGATGTCGCTGACGCAGAGATGGCCGTGATTGGCAGCAAGCCGATCGATCTAACTGCGATGCCGAACCTTAAAGGTATCTTCAAATGTGGCGTCGGCACTGACAATGTCCCGTTTGAGGAAGCGGAGAAGCGCGGCATCGAAATCTGCATGCCTTCGGAACAGACGAAGCGCTATATTTTCGAAGAAACTGCGAATTTCGCGGTCTATTTGGTGTTTCGTATGCTGTTTAATGAAATCGGTGAAGTCGATGGCTGGGTAAAGCAGTCGCGTGGTTTTCTCGGTAATAAGAAGGTGCTGATTCTGGGGCAGGGAAATATCGGTAGTCATGTGACTCGTAAGTTGGCTCCTTCGGTTGAAGTGATGACTTTCGACGTCCTGCAAAATTCGATGGATGAGCTGAAAGGGCTCATTCAGCAAGCAGATGTCATTAGCTTACACGTGCCATTGATGGACGCGACCACCGGCTTTATGGATACAGAAAAGCTTTCGTGGATGAAAGACGGTGCGGCTTTGGTGAATACCGCTCGTGGCCCCGTGGTAGACGAAGATGCGCTTTTTACTGAAATTGAGTCGGGTCGACTACGTGCCGCCTTTGACGTCTTTTGGCAGGAGCCCTATCAGGGGAAGCTAAAGCAGTTTCACCCAGAGCGCTTTCTGATGAGCCCACATGTCTCTAGTAATTGCGAGAATTTCCTGGCTGGCTTGGCGAGTGATTTTGTTGCTTTTGAAGCCCGGCTGAATGGCTGA
- a CDS encoding YhcH/YjgK/YiaL family protein, with product MITDNIKNWKSLPGVTSHPVWKAAFEWIEANAHRSEVGQYDLGVGGAFVRVMEYDLKERGDARYESHLATIDLQYTIEGAEGIEIQSVELLEKEGEFLEEKDFQFYKPIGKGLHRVDNTTGNFCILYPQDGHMPQLYVNGFTHVRKLVVKIPVSSVA from the coding sequence ATGATTACTGATAATATTAAGAACTGGAAGTCCCTCCCCGGAGTAACGAGTCATCCCGTGTGGAAGGCTGCGTTTGAGTGGATCGAAGCCAATGCACATCGTTCGGAAGTCGGTCAGTATGACCTCGGCGTCGGCGGTGCGTTTGTCCGAGTCATGGAGTATGATCTCAAGGAACGCGGTGATGCGCGCTATGAAAGCCATCTCGCCACGATTGATTTACAATACACGATTGAAGGCGCTGAAGGGATTGAAATTCAATCTGTGGAGCTCCTCGAGAAGGAGGGAGAGTTTCTCGAGGAGAAAGACTTCCAGTTTTACAAGCCAATCGGAAAGGGCCTGCATCGTGTCGACAATACAACTGGTAATTTCTGTATCCTCTATCCCCAAGACGGACATATGCCGCAACTTTATGTGAATGGATTTACGCATGTTCGCAAACTTGTCGTAAAAATCCCCGTTAGTTCTGTTGCTTAG
- a CDS encoding cupin domain-containing protein, translating into MKKVAMIPARLGSKRVPKKNLRLIEGKPLIAYIIEAAKASGAFDEIYLNSEAEIFAEIASEYGIKFYHRDATFSSDTSVNDEFALDFMENVEADIVFQLLPTSPLVTGEEICAFVDGMIEGGYDSYVSVVRHQIACLHGETPINFSRTEKHRSSQEMEPVFSYGTVFMGWNTDEFKANIKKIGSGYHGGEGKVGYFEVSGLATIDIDEEDDFKLAEVAIKARTGVGGATPEYYESLGEEASEVDVPTILKRDGVMVSDFEHENLPVTDIEKAIEEMDSSTSWCRRIINTESNSATVISQLPGEGNRLHYHPQWNEWWYILRGKWKWNIGDEEMEILPGQLVFMPKNVWHKITAIGDEPAVRLAVSRGDVAHIYNTEDSPAQGRD; encoded by the coding sequence ATGAAAAAAGTAGCAATGATTCCGGCCCGACTTGGCAGTAAGCGGGTTCCAAAGAAAAATTTACGATTGATTGAGGGAAAACCGTTGATCGCCTACATTATTGAGGCGGCGAAGGCCTCTGGAGCATTCGATGAGATTTATCTTAATTCGGAAGCAGAGATTTTTGCTGAAATCGCATCGGAATACGGAATTAAGTTTTACCATCGCGATGCTACTTTTTCGAGTGACACATCTGTGAACGATGAATTTGCACTTGATTTCATGGAAAACGTCGAGGCCGATATCGTCTTCCAGCTTTTGCCGACATCACCGCTCGTGACAGGTGAGGAAATTTGCGCCTTTGTTGATGGAATGATCGAGGGTGGTTATGACAGCTATGTTTCAGTGGTCCGTCATCAAATCGCCTGTCTCCATGGAGAGACGCCGATTAACTTCAGTCGAACGGAAAAACATCGTTCCTCTCAGGAGATGGAGCCGGTCTTTAGCTATGGCACAGTCTTCATGGGTTGGAATACCGATGAATTTAAAGCGAATATTAAGAAGATCGGTTCGGGCTACCATGGAGGCGAAGGTAAGGTGGGATATTTTGAGGTGTCAGGGTTGGCCACGATCGATATTGATGAAGAGGACGACTTTAAACTAGCTGAAGTGGCCATCAAGGCACGCACAGGTGTGGGAGGTGCGACGCCTGAGTATTACGAAAGTCTCGGGGAAGAAGCTTCGGAGGTCGATGTCCCAACTATTTTGAAGCGCGATGGAGTGATGGTTAGTGATTTTGAGCACGAAAACTTGCCCGTTACCGATATCGAGAAGGCAATCGAAGAAATGGACTCATCAACCTCTTGGTGCCGCCGAATTATTAATACTGAAAGCAACAGTGCGACGGTTATCTCTCAACTACCAGGTGAAGGCAATCGACTGCACTATCATCCGCAATGGAACGAATGGTGGTATATTCTTCGCGGCAAATGGAAATGGAATATCGGCGACGAGGAAATGGAAATTCTTCCCGGTCAATTGGTTTTTATGCCCAAGAATGTGTGGCATAAGATCACTGCTATTGGTGATGAACCAGCAGTTCGCTTGGCTGTGAGTCGTGGAGATGTGGCGCACATTTATAATACCGAGGATAGCCCAGCGCAGGGACGCGACTAA